One Mercurialis annua linkage group LG3, ddMerAnnu1.2, whole genome shotgun sequence DNA window includes the following coding sequences:
- the LOC130015251 gene encoding uncharacterized protein LOC130015251, translating into MSINNNNKKVLLFGSFTEDDIRSWQDEKPVKKKELKFDSLNCPTGITFGNFNGELSSQRGSIDGKVNFGSANSAKKEKEKDVKLLMFLNCAKKPLIDSDGIVLYMKLGDRDDCAEHFVLSFLV; encoded by the exons ATGagtattaataataataataaaaag GTTTTATTATTTGGGTCATTCACAGAAGATGACATCAGGTCATGGCAAGATGAAAAACCcgtgaaaaagaaagaattGAAGTTTGATTCTTTGAATTGTCCCACTGGAATTACTTTTGGCAATTTTAATGGTGAATTGAGCTCGCAACGAGGCTCTATAGATGGGAAAGTGAACTTTGGAAGTGCTAATTCAgctaagaaagaaaaagagaaggaTGTTAAGCTCttgatgtttttaaattgtGCAAAAAAACCACTTATTGATTCTGATGGAATTGTACTATACATGAAATTGGGTGACAGAGATGATTGTGCAGAACATTTTGTTCTGTCATTTttggtttag